A genomic stretch from Rhinatrema bivittatum chromosome 9, aRhiBiv1.1, whole genome shotgun sequence includes:
- the LOC115099316 gene encoding uncharacterized protein LOC115099316, giving the protein MLRLHLLLLVTDQDLQDLPLWRGLPGRIPILSGSHNGKATSHPGTALVTTAGKLMRGIGVFLLRAGLLVLNLRIQQEVMLGHGVGILARDLSRVGFTRMVGRDTVPMEMQEVLVRLLLFLVCRYRVGQRRRRARYVEARRVAQHSRSDSRTRGRDSETKLVSGAGWWYMLESGGLDSRTFLYCPSISTCLQSPIWSAFGLAWERDMCSLDWTQWDDVE; this is encoded by the exons ATGTTGCGGCTGCATCTCCTCTTGCTGGTAACAGACCAGGATTTGCAGGACCTGCCACTATGGAGAGGGCTCCCTGGGAGGATCCCAATCCTTTCGGGTTCACACAATGGGAAGGCAACTTCCCACCCAGGTACAGCCCTGGTTACCACAGCCGGCAAGTTAATGCGGGGAATTGGGGTATTCCTCCTTCGAGCTGGCCTTTTGGTCCTGAATTTGAGGATCCAGCAGGAGGTAATGTTGGGCCATGGGGTTGGCATCCTGGCTCGAGACCTCTCCCGGGTGGGTTTTACCCGCATGGTTGGGAGGGACACGGTGCCGATGGAGATGCAGGAAGTGCTGGTCCGTTTGCTGCTGTTTCTGGTTTGCCGTTACAGGGTCGGGCAGCGGAGGAGGCGAGCCAGGTATGTCGAGGCAAGAAGAGTGGCGCAACACTCCAGGTCCGACTCCAGAACCCGTGGTCGTGACTCCGAGACCAAGCTCGTCAGCGGAGCAGGCTG GTGGTACATGCTCGAGTCAGGAGGTCTGGATTCTAGGACATTCCTTTATTGCCCGAGCATTTCGACATGCCTGCAGTCGCCCATATGGAGTGCATTTGGACTTGCATGGGAAAGGGATATGTGTTCATTGGATTGGACTCAGTGGGATGATGTGGAATGA